From Actinopolyspora lacussalsi, a single genomic window includes:
- a CDS encoding hypothetical protein (product_source=Hypo-rule applied; transmembrane_helix_parts=Outside_1_433,TMhelix_434_456,Inside_457_462,TMhelix_463_482,Outside_483_491,TMhelix_492_514,Inside_515_516) has product MSRDSGSGDPSQRTVAELLAEHGGGGQRGSRRRRRRAEDPSETAPQAIIERVNSDSGRMLPVDAPEAEDASPSEHGTASGAEPPASFGTAAQPPQTAPPPAVGASPESSPEPSPAPQPGPTVDQPTRPSTDDSSTPSRRRVSGAGPRRPTRPGARSAEPAAQPDPGDESGKWSTPAAESEATSSAATPPTAATPPTAATTNSAPPADDTETTAQQPPLPVRTPGTSGMSRRGPSAPSDDTPRLQGTSRASEPDTWSAPAQDGPPPAGAVPDNPVPDNPVQDGAVPDAAAPGPPAPKTPAPDTSPAREDATEQFPPVRGNASTGDPEVTDGDGTALLEYPIPAGSVGAEPTEADRDETDDPHGTAYFDPYEGVDSEFGDSDAFYTGMVDDPYADSDDYVEEEDEYAAEQPPTGIPAEDYEADRETEYGGRSALREWAILIAQTVAGLVGGGLVWIGFRWLWSELPLPALAAALAFTGTLVLVARKVLRTDDLQTILLSVLVGLVCTVSPVAFLLLGY; this is encoded by the coding sequence ATGAGTCGGGACAGTGGGTCCGGTGACCCTAGCCAGCGCACCGTCGCGGAACTGCTGGCCGAACACGGCGGCGGTGGGCAACGCGGCTCCCGCCGCAGGCGCAGGCGTGCTGAGGACCCGTCCGAAACGGCTCCGCAGGCGATCATCGAGCGGGTGAATTCGGACAGCGGGAGGATGCTCCCCGTCGACGCACCCGAGGCCGAGGACGCCTCGCCGTCCGAGCACGGGACGGCTTCCGGTGCGGAGCCCCCGGCTTCGTTCGGCACCGCGGCGCAACCGCCCCAGACCGCACCTCCACCGGCAGTCGGGGCGTCCCCGGAATCCTCCCCGGAACCTTCCCCGGCCCCACAACCGGGCCCCACCGTCGACCAGCCGACGCGCCCGTCGACCGACGATTCGTCGACCCCGTCGCGCAGGCGCGTCTCGGGGGCCGGGCCCCGTCGTCCCACGCGACCGGGGGCGCGCTCCGCCGAACCGGCCGCGCAACCGGATCCGGGGGACGAATCCGGCAAGTGGTCCACTCCCGCCGCCGAATCGGAAGCGACATCCTCCGCCGCCACACCACCCACAGCGGCCACACCACCCACAGCGGCCACTACGAACTCCGCGCCCCCCGCCGATGACACGGAGACGACCGCCCAGCAGCCCCCGCTGCCGGTGCGGACGCCCGGCACGAGCGGAATGAGCCGGAGAGGGCCGTCCGCTCCTTCTGACGACACGCCGCGGTTGCAGGGCACGTCCCGTGCCTCCGAGCCCGACACCTGGTCGGCCCCGGCGCAGGACGGGCCGCCCCCGGCCGGTGCCGTGCCGGACAACCCTGTGCCGGACAACCCCGTGCAGGACGGTGCCGTGCCGGACGCGGCGGCTCCGGGGCCCCCGGCTCCGAAGACCCCGGCTCCGGATACCTCGCCCGCACGGGAGGACGCCACCGAGCAGTTCCCACCTGTGCGGGGGAACGCTTCCACCGGTGACCCGGAAGTGACCGACGGTGACGGAACCGCGTTGCTGGAGTATCCGATCCCCGCGGGGTCCGTCGGGGCGGAGCCGACCGAGGCCGATCGGGACGAGACCGACGATCCCCACGGCACCGCCTACTTCGACCCCTACGAGGGCGTGGACTCGGAGTTCGGGGACTCCGACGCCTTCTACACCGGCATGGTGGACGACCCCTATGCCGATTCGGACGACTACGTCGAGGAGGAGGACGAGTACGCCGCGGAGCAGCCCCCCACCGGTATTCCGGCCGAGGACTACGAGGCCGATCGGGAGACCGAGTACGGCGGACGTTCCGCTCTCAGGGAATGGGCGATCCTCATCGCGCAGACGGTGGCCGGGCTGGTCGGCGGCGGCCTCGTGTGGATCGGGTTCCGCTGGTTGTGGAGCGAACTGCCGCTGCCCGCCCTGGCCGCGGCGCTGGCCTTCACCGGCACGCTCGTGCTGGTGGCGCGGAAAGTGCTGCGTACCGATGACCTGCAGACGATTCTGCTGTCCGTGCTTGTCGGTCTGGTCTGTACCGTTTCGCCGGTGGCGTTCCTGCTGCTCGGTTACTGA
- a CDS encoding two-component system response regulator RegX3 (product_source=KO:K07776; cath_funfam=1.10.10.10,3.40.50.2300; cog=COG0745; ko=KO:K07776; pfam=PF00072,PF00486; smart=SM00448; superfamily=46894,52172), which yields MTRVLIVEDEESFADPMAFMLRKEGFTASVATTGQQALEDFERNGADIVLLDLMLPGMSGTDVCKEIRQRSAVPVIMVTARDAEIDKVVGLELGADDYVTKPYSARELIARVRAVLRRGGEAEEPAQPGQVLEAGPVRMDVERHVVTVSGEEVGLPLKEFDLLEYLLRNIGRVLTRAQLIDRVWGADYVGDTKTLDVHIKRLRAKLEPDPTDPKHLLTVRGLGYKFET from the coding sequence GTGACCAGGGTGCTGATCGTGGAGGACGAGGAGTCCTTCGCAGACCCGATGGCTTTCATGCTGCGCAAGGAGGGATTCACCGCATCCGTGGCCACCACGGGCCAGCAGGCTCTGGAGGATTTCGAGCGCAACGGTGCCGACATCGTGTTGCTCGACCTGATGCTTCCCGGCATGAGCGGCACGGACGTGTGCAAGGAGATCCGGCAGCGTTCCGCTGTCCCGGTCATCATGGTCACGGCCAGGGACGCCGAGATCGACAAGGTGGTCGGGCTGGAGCTGGGCGCCGACGACTACGTGACCAAGCCGTACTCGGCGCGTGAGCTCATCGCCCGGGTGCGTGCGGTGCTGCGGCGCGGCGGTGAGGCGGAGGAGCCGGCCCAGCCTGGGCAGGTGCTGGAGGCGGGACCGGTCCGGATGGATGTGGAACGCCACGTGGTCACCGTTTCCGGCGAGGAAGTCGGGCTGCCGCTCAAGGAGTTCGACCTGCTGGAGTACCTGCTGCGCAACATCGGGCGGGTGCTGACCCGTGCCCAGCTGATCGACCGGGTGTGGGGAGCCGATTACGTCGGCGACACCAAGACTCTCGACGTGCACATCAAGCGGCTGCGCGCCAAGCTCGAGCCCGATCCCACCGACCCCAAGCACTTACTGACCGTGCGCGGACTCGGCTACAAGTTCGAAACCTAG
- a CDS encoding two-component system sensor histidine kinase SenX3 (product_source=KO:K07768; cath_funfam=1.10.287.130,3.30.565.10; cog=COG0642; ko=KO:K07768; pfam=PF00512,PF02518; smart=SM00387,SM00388; superfamily=55874; transmembrane_helix_parts=Inside_1_4,TMhelix_5_27,Outside_28_414), whose translation MTALGYSALLIGVLALGLVAGYRLAAANGRPRRNRPTGPTVAELLQRLVHTSDNGIVVLNSFGDVVVHNPRADELGFVRDNRPDARARKASEQALKTGRPVPVDLSPLNRDEPHGRSPAAVLGDVRPLGDGFTVVDAADESEAVRLEETRRDFVANVSHELKTPVGALALLAEAVLDAADDAEEVRRFSNKILHESTRLGTLVSELIALSRLQGAEPLPELSTVDVDDVVEEALGRCRVSAEAAGIEITLDDSSGLRLEGDRTLLVTALSNLINNAISYSPDASPVSVSRRLRDGWVEIAVTDRGIGIDPADQERVFERFYRVDRARSRATGGTGLGLAIVKHVAANHGGEVKVWSKPGTGSTFTLRVPGSPEDGAARTTEDASAGDDRPEGDTDDRAQRGLQGTRTVETGGVR comes from the coding sequence GTGACCGCATTGGGCTATAGCGCCCTGTTGATCGGCGTGCTGGCGCTGGGCTTGGTGGCGGGGTACCGACTCGCCGCGGCCAACGGGCGTCCCCGGCGCAACCGGCCGACGGGGCCAACAGTCGCGGAACTACTCCAGCGCTTGGTGCACACCAGTGACAACGGCATCGTCGTGCTCAACAGCTTCGGTGACGTCGTGGTGCACAACCCACGTGCGGACGAGCTCGGTTTCGTCCGGGACAACCGCCCCGACGCGCGTGCCCGCAAGGCTTCCGAACAGGCACTGAAGACCGGCAGACCGGTGCCGGTGGACCTGTCCCCGCTCAACCGGGACGAGCCGCACGGGCGCTCTCCCGCCGCGGTTCTCGGGGACGTTCGTCCGCTGGGGGACGGCTTCACCGTCGTGGACGCCGCCGACGAGTCCGAGGCGGTCCGCCTGGAGGAGACCCGCCGTGACTTCGTCGCCAATGTCAGTCACGAACTCAAGACCCCCGTCGGCGCGCTGGCACTGCTGGCCGAGGCCGTGCTGGACGCCGCCGACGACGCCGAAGAGGTCAGGCGGTTCTCCAACAAGATCCTGCACGAGTCGACCAGGCTCGGGACCCTGGTGTCCGAACTGATCGCCCTGTCCAGGTTGCAGGGGGCCGAGCCGTTGCCCGAACTCTCCACCGTCGACGTCGACGACGTGGTCGAGGAGGCCCTCGGCCGCTGCCGCGTGTCCGCGGAAGCGGCCGGTATCGAGATCACGCTGGACGACTCCAGCGGGCTGCGGCTGGAAGGGGACCGCACGCTGCTGGTCACCGCCCTGAGCAACCTGATCAACAACGCGATCTCCTACTCGCCCGACGCGAGCCCCGTTTCGGTGAGCAGGCGGCTCCGGGACGGCTGGGTGGAGATCGCGGTCACCGATCGCGGCATCGGTATCGACCCCGCTGACCAGGAGCGAGTGTTCGAACGCTTCTACCGGGTCGACAGGGCGCGATCCAGGGCGACCGGGGGTACCGGCCTGGGACTGGCCATAGTCAAACACGTCGCCGCCAACCACGGCGGCGAGGTCAAGGTGTGGAGCAAACCGGGTACCGGTTCCACCTTCACACTGCGGGTACCCGGATCCCCGGAGGACGGGGCCGCCCGCACCACCGAAGACGCGTCAGCCGGGGACGACCGTCCCGAGGGCGATACCGATGACCGCGCGCAGCGCGGGTTGCAAGGGACGCGAACCGTCGAAACGGGAGGAGTCCGGTGA
- a CDS encoding 2,3-bisphosphoglycerate-dependent phosphoglycerate mutase (product_source=KO:K01834; cath_funfam=3.40.50.1240; cog=COG0588; ko=KO:K01834; pfam=PF00300; smart=SM00855; superfamily=53254; tigrfam=TIGR01258) — MTAVGTLVLLRHGESTWNARNLFTGWVDVPLSEDGETEARRGGELLGESGLLPDVLHTSLLRRAISTANIALDVAERHWIPVRRHWRLNERHYGALQGKNKKQTMETYGEEQFMLWRRSYDTPPPEIDPADPYSQEGDPRYADLGDEMPRTECLKDVVARLLPYWESSIVPDLRAGRTVLVAAHGNSLRAMVKHLDGVSDQDIAALNIPTGIPLRYDLDENLNPENPGGTYLDPTAAEQAAASVASQGR; from the coding sequence TTGTACTGCTGCGCCACGGTGAGAGCACTTGGAACGCGCGGAACCTGTTCACCGGCTGGGTGGACGTTCCGCTGTCGGAGGACGGTGAAACCGAGGCACGACGTGGGGGTGAGCTGCTCGGCGAATCCGGCCTGCTGCCGGACGTGCTGCACACCTCGTTGCTGCGCCGAGCCATCAGCACCGCCAACATCGCGCTCGACGTCGCCGAACGCCACTGGATCCCGGTGCGCAGGCACTGGCGGCTCAACGAGCGTCACTACGGAGCTCTGCAGGGCAAGAACAAGAAACAGACCATGGAGACCTACGGCGAGGAGCAGTTCATGCTCTGGCGCCGTTCGTACGACACGCCTCCTCCCGAGATCGACCCGGCGGACCCCTACAGCCAGGAGGGGGACCCGCGCTACGCCGACCTCGGGGACGAGATGCCGCGCACCGAGTGCCTCAAGGACGTGGTGGCGCGGCTGCTGCCCTACTGGGAGTCCTCGATCGTCCCCGACCTGCGTGCCGGGCGGACCGTGCTGGTCGCCGCGCACGGCAATTCGCTGCGCGCCATGGTCAAGCACCTGGACGGGGTCTCCGACCAGGACATCGCCGCGCTCAACATCCCCACCGGCATCCCGCTGCGTTACGACCTGGACGAGAACCTGAACCCGGAGAACCCGGGCGGGACCTATCTGGATCCGACGGCGGCCGAGCAGGCGGCGGCCTCGGTGGCGAGCCAGGGGCGCTGA
- a CDS encoding exopolyphosphatase/guanosine-5'-triphosphate,3'-diphosphate pyrophosphatase (product_source=KO:K01524; cath_funfam=3.30.420.40; cog=COG0248; ko=KO:K01524; pfam=PF02541; superfamily=53067) — protein sequence MTSEKSVLRLSERIGAGGALTDSDIEELVNTVQAARDSARGLGCAELMAFATSAIRRADNATTVLETVRERTGVSLEVLSGEQEARLTFLAARRWYGWSAGNLLLLDIGGGSLEMALGIDEQPDIAVSLPLGAGYVARTAPLGDPPEREEVKHLRNRLSEQLSDTVERFAAFGAPDKVAATSKTFRSLARLAGAAPPAAGPRVRRTLTDTALRQLLAFITRISARDLASLDGVSGARAHQLVSGGLVAEATMNAMSLRELDICPWALREGVILRRLDHVNGAESPDDGLGTLSPTGTGDTG from the coding sequence ATGACCTCTGAGAAGTCGGTGCTGCGCCTGTCCGAGCGGATCGGGGCGGGCGGAGCGTTGACCGATTCCGACATCGAGGAGCTGGTCAACACCGTCCAGGCCGCCAGGGACTCGGCCCGCGGACTCGGTTGTGCCGAGCTCATGGCCTTCGCCACCTCCGCCATCCGGCGGGCGGACAACGCCACCACCGTGCTCGAAACGGTGCGTGAGCGGACCGGGGTCTCGCTCGAAGTGCTCTCCGGGGAGCAGGAGGCCCGGTTGACCTTCCTCGCCGCACGACGCTGGTACGGCTGGTCCGCGGGCAACCTGCTGCTGCTCGACATCGGAGGCGGCTCGCTGGAGATGGCGCTGGGCATCGATGAGCAGCCCGACATCGCGGTTTCGCTTCCGCTCGGAGCGGGGTACGTGGCGCGTACCGCCCCGCTCGGGGACCCGCCGGAGCGCGAGGAAGTGAAGCATCTTCGGAACCGGCTGTCCGAACAGCTCTCGGACACCGTTGAGCGGTTCGCCGCGTTCGGCGCGCCCGACAAGGTGGCCGCGACGTCCAAGACCTTCCGATCGCTCGCCCGATTGGCCGGTGCCGCGCCGCCCGCCGCGGGGCCCAGGGTGCGTCGCACCCTCACCGACACGGCGCTGCGGCAGCTCCTGGCGTTCATCACCAGGATCTCGGCGCGGGACCTCGCTTCGCTCGACGGGGTGAGCGGAGCCAGAGCCCACCAGTTGGTCAGCGGCGGACTCGTGGCCGAGGCGACTATGAACGCCATGTCGCTGCGCGAACTGGACATCTGTCCGTGGGCGCTGCGCGAAGGTGTGATCCTGCGCCGTCTCGACCACGTCAACGGCGCCGAGAGTCCGGATGACGGCCTGGGCACACTCTCGCCGACCGGTACGGGCGATACTGGGTAA